A window of the Salvelinus sp. IW2-2015 linkage group LG37, ASM291031v2, whole genome shotgun sequence genome harbors these coding sequences:
- the LOC139023845 gene encoding peptidase inhibitor 16-like, translating to MMMLTAGGGLWKTVTTTVREGLSSETGTVDSLMTKAVDSLMTKAVDSLVTKAVDSLMTKAVDSLMTKAVDSLVTKAVDSLVTKAVDSLMTKAVDSLVTKAVDSLMTKAVDSLVTKAVDSTAQ from the coding sequence ATGATGATGTTAACAGCTGGAGGTGGTCTCTGGAAGACAGTGACTACTACAGTGAGGGAGGGGCTGAGTTCAGAAACTGGGACAGTGGACAGCCTGATGACCAAGGCAGTGGACAGCCTGATGACCAAGGCAGTGGACAGCCTGGTGACCAAGGCAGTGGACAGCCTGATGACCAAGGCAGTGGACAGCCTGATGACCAAGGCAGTGGACAGCCTGGTGACCAAGGCAGTGGACAGCCTGGTGACCAAGGCAGTGGACAGCCTGATGACCAAGGCAGTGGACAGCCTGGTGACCAAGGCAGTGGACAGCCTGATGACCAAGGCAGTGGACAGCCTGGTGACCAAGGCAGTGGACAGTACTGCACAGTGA
- the LOC111960095 gene encoding E3 ubiquitin-protein ligase TRIM39: MASLSMTKDQLRCSICLDIFVHPVSTPCGHNFCKSCISDYWDIREAICPLCKETFKKRPDLHVNTFINEIINQFKSAQEDIFPHTILPLREPEQGDTTDGGVNRKIQARLKKVEEIKNSVEISRASSQKDIEENEQAFTVLLRSIERSQADVVGEIQEKQRAVEKQADWLIKELEQEVADLESGNNKQGELRSTPQQICSEISASGGGKNIWEIVSQLEDTFREEMKKVMDKGLKLLKTNAVNVILDPDTAHPFLVLSEDGKQARHVNDWRILPFNPKRFNTSIGVLGRTGFSSRRFYFEVQVSGKTDWGLGVARESIDRKGKALPTPAIGYWTLWLTNRYEYKAADDSGSTLLSLREKPQKVGVFVDHKEGLVSFYDSEAKAHIYSFTGCTFNEKLFPFLSSSVNDNDKNSAPFVILPVSHRG, from the exons aTGGCGTCTCTCAGCATGACAAAAGACCAGTTGCGCTGTTCCATCTGCCTGGATATCTTCGTCCACCCTGTCTCCACTCCGTGTGGACACAACTTCTGCAAAT CTTGTATCTCTGACTACTGGGATATCAGGGAAGCCATCTGCCCTCTATGTAAGGAGACGTTCAAGAAACGTCCCGACCTCCACGTCAACACGTTCATTAACGAGATAATCAACCAGTTCAAATCggcacaggaggacatttttccacACACCATTTTGCCATTGAGAGAG CCAGAACAGGGGGACACTACAGATGGAGGAGTGAACAGGAAGATCCAGGCCAGACTGAAGAAGGTGGAGGAGATCAAAAACTCAGTGGAGATCAGCAGA GCTAGTTCACAGAAAGACATAGAGGAAAATGAGCAGGCCTTCACTGTGCTGTTGCGCTCCATTGAGAGGAGCCAGGCTGACGTCGTCGGTGAGATCCAGGAGAAACAGAGAGCTGTGGAGAAACAAGCTGATTGGCTCATCAAGGAGCTGGAACAGGAAGTAGCAGATTTAGAGAGTGGAAATAATAAACAAGGGGAACTCCGTTCCACCCCACAACAG ATCTGTTCTGAGATCAGTGCTAGCGGTGGTGGAAAAAACATCTGGGAAATTGTGTCCCAACTGGAGGATACCTtcagagaggagatgaagaaagTCATGGATAAAG GGTTGAAATTGCTGAAGACTAATGCAG TGAACGTGATTCTGGACCCCGACACAGCTCATCCTTTCCTGGTTCTGTCTGAGGATGGGAAACAGGCCAGACACGTCAACGATTGGAGGATCCTGCCTTTCAACCCCAAGAGGTTCAATACCAGTATCGGCGTCCTTGGGAGGACAGGGTTCTCCTCCAGGAGATTCTACTTCGAG GTGCAGGTCTCTGGGAAGACTGACTGGGGCCTAGGAGTGGCCAGGGAGTCCATCGACAGGAAGGGGAAGGCACTCCCGACCCCTGCGATTGGCTACTGGACCTTGTGGCTGACCAATAGGTATGAGTACAAGGCTGCAGATGATTCTggctccaccctcctctccctgagagagaagccccagaaggtgggggtgtttgtggatCACAAGGAAGGGTTGGTGTCTTTTTACGACTCGGAAGCCAAGGCTCATATCTATTCCTTCACTGGGTGCACCTTCAATGAGAAACTTTTCCCTTTCCTGAGCTCTAGTGTCAATGACAATGATAAAAACTCTGCCCCATTTGTCATTCTGCCTGTCAGTCATAGAGGCTGA